The following coding sequences lie in one Capsicum annuum cultivar UCD-10X-F1 chromosome 5, UCD10Xv1.1, whole genome shotgun sequence genomic window:
- the LOC107865013 gene encoding uncharacterized protein LOC107865013 has product MSSKITRAGDIALHVLVGAGKWFDSLEIGGDGLALRSEDGHTPLCVAAMVGNIKATEKLLQLEMELPPNMRALNDAAGPYPIIEATKYGHKEIVLVLIRDFMARKMGCSRPTMQSPASIFLHQLVVAGFYDVLLALVRYHPYLSWAEFSGDESLLSLMTEKPSAFPSGTQLGFGQWLLYPVIHAKLESRLADIGKFLVVNQPSAQLPILAWLERMIDSCLNHVALIFKHIKDTKFMHEETLAIMKYLCEKLMKEYNIENIESVLRKALLLSASSGISEIIEEIIHRYPDAIWFVNTENHNLFHLAVINRHENVFNLIYQLSSYKHLVIADEGASGNNILHMAGKLAPLGRLNVIPGAALQMQRAMNYNGIRYELHFCNLV; this is encoded by the exons ATGTCCAGTAAGATAACAAGAGCTGGGGACATCGCCCTTCACGTACTTGTTGGTGCTGGAAAGTGGTTTGATTCTCTGGAAATTGGTGGCGATGGATTGGCGTTGCGTAGCGAAGATGGTCATACGCCTCTTTGTGTGGCTGCAATGGTTGGGAACATCAAGGCTACGGAGAAATTGCTGCAACTCGAAATGGAACTCCCACCAAATATGCGAGCTCTTAATGATGCTGCTGGACCATATCCCATCATAGAGGCTACTAAGTATGGCCATAAGGAAATAGTTTTAGTTTTGATTAGGGATTTCATGGCCCGGAAGATGGGATGCTCCCGACCAACTATGCAATCACCTGCTTCCATCTTTCTCCATCAGCTTGTAGTGGCTGGATTCTATG ATGTGCTGCTAGCGCTGGTTAGATATCATCCTTATTTGTCCTGGGCTGAATTTTCTGGTGATGAATCCCTTTTGAGTTTGATGACTGAGAAACCTTCTGCATTTCCGAGTGGGACTCAGCTAGGCTTTGGGCAGTGGTTGCTTTATCCTG TCATACATGCAAAATTAGAAAGCAGGTTGGCAGACATTGGAAAGTTCCTTGTTGTAAATCAGCCGTCAGCGCAATTGCCCATTCTAGCATGGCTTGAAAGGATGATAGACAGTTGTCTAAATCACGTTG CACTAATATTCAAGCACATTAAGGATACAAAATTTATGCATGAAGAGACTCTTGCTATCATGAAATATCTTTGCGAGAAACTTATGAAAGAGTATAACATTGAGAATATTGAGTCAGTACTCAGAAAGGCACTTCTGTTGTCAGCAAGTTCAGGGATTTCTGAAATCATAGAAGAAATTATTCATCGCTATCCAGACGCAATTTGGTTTGTTAATACTGAAAATCATAACTTATTTCACCTTGCAGTAATAAATCGGCATGAAAATGTCTTTAACCTTATATATCAGTTAAGTTCATACAAGCATTTGGTAATAGCCGATGAAGGCGCTTCAGGGAACAATATATTACATATGGCTGGCAAGCTAGCACCTCTTGGCCGACTCAATGTAATCCCAGGTGCAGCTTTGCAGATGCAGCGTGCCATGAACTACAATGGTATCAGGTATGAGCTTCACTTCTGTAATTTGGTTTAA